GCCTCCGGCACAGACAAGCGGCAGCCGACCCCTGGGAGACGACCGTGACCGCGGAGAGCGGCAGCCACGTGCCGGTGACCTACGAACGCTGCGGGCACATCGTGGGCCCCTTCTACCACGGGACGAAGTCGGTGCTCGGCGTCGGAGACGAGCTGGTGGCCGGCTACGGCTCCAACTTCCACGAGGGCCGGGTGTCCAACAACATCTACTTCTCCGCGCTGGTCGACACGGCTGCCTGGGGTGCGGAGATGGCGACGGCGCTGGCCGGCAGCGAGGAGCGAGGGCACATCTACGTCGTCGAGCCTCAGGGCCCCTTCGAGGACGACCCGAACGTGACCGACAAGAGGCTCCCGGGCAACCCCACCCAGTCCTATCGCACCCGCCATCCGCTACTCGTCGTTGCCGAGCTGGACTCCTGGGAGGGTCACCACCCGGAAGTCCTGAAACAGATGCTGGACCGCCTGGCCGTCTTGCGCGAGCAAGGGCTCGACGTCATAGAGGACTAGAGCGCGGCGTCGGGATGGCGCGTATCGCCGCCGAGCGCAGGCTCCGGCATCAGTGCGACGCCGACCGACCGCCGAGATCGCGACGCACGGGCGCCAGCGACGACGCTCGCCGCGATGAGTTCGCGGTGGACCGGTCGTCCACACCGGTAGACGATGAAGCGCGACGCCAGCTGCGCGCAGATCTCCGG
This DNA window, taken from Mycobacteriales bacterium, encodes the following:
- the arr gene encoding NAD(+)--rifampin ADP-ribosyltransferase — protein: MPVTYERCGHIVGPFYHGTKSVLGVGDELVAGYGSNFHEGRVSNNIYFSALVDTAAWGAEMATALAGSEERGHIYVVEPQGPFEDDPNVTDKRLPGNPTQSYRTRHPLLVVAELDSWEGHHPEVLKQMLDRLAVLREQGLDVIED